Sequence from the Desulfovibrio sp. UIB00 genome:
ATGAATTCCAGCTGGCGTTCTGTATTGCATCTGGGGCGAAAACTTGTTTGGCCCAAGGGCCATCGCGTACAATTTGGGCGGGAATTGTACTTTTTAGATCGAGGTAGGGTTCGGCTGACGAATCAGAATTTGGAAGGGGTGGAAAAAATCCTCTGGTATATTCACGAGGGTTGCGTTTTTGGCGAAACGCCTTTCTTTGATCCCATGCCTGCCGAGAGTTATTTTTCATGCTCAACAAGCTGCGTGAGTTATGCTTTTACTGCTGAAAATGTAGAAGAAATCTGCAAGGACTATCCCCATCTGCTCATCAACCTGTTGTGCTCCATGTCCCGCAAATTACGGGTGCTCTCAAATCAGGCTTCGTCTCTGTACCTCGATAACGTACTTGTGCGTACATGCAAGTTCTTGGCGCAGCACATAATCCCCGGCAGCGATCCCCTTACGGCCGATATGGGCGTCTCCAAACAGGAGATGGCCAGCCTTTTGGGTGTACACAGAATTTCTTTGTACAAGATATTGCGGCAGCAGGAAGAAAGCGGCCTCTTTGGACCATTCTCCGGCAAAACCGTAACAATTCTGCGGCCTGAAGAATTTTTTATGCTGGCAGGGAGTTAATGTGCTCCAGCACAGAGAAAGGGAAATCATTTTCGGTGAGGGGGTGCGTCAAATTCTGATACCCGGAGATATACGCGTCAGATTGGGCAGCCTTCGGGTAAAAGCATGAGACGCTCTCGCATTTCGGCAGGGTGCAGTGCCGCGCACAACCCGCCGTTTGTGAAAGAAAGCTGGGCATTAGTATGATTGCCAGTGAGATTAGTGGGAATTGATCACAGCCTTGCGGGAAATTGTTTCCACGCAAGTTTTTCAGGATGAGTGCTCAACACTCTCCCCAGCTACACCGCAACTGAATGAATGAGCGAATTGAGTGTTCGCTGAAGCGGGTTGCCCCCGTCTTTGGTGTAGAGCCCTAAAATATAGCTAAAAGTGAGCAAGACGCAAAAAAGCCCTTACGGTTAATCACCGTAAGGGCTTGATTTTAATGGTGCGCCCGAAGAGATTCGAACTCCTGACCTACAGGTTCGTAGCCTGTTGCTCTATCCAGCTGAGCTACGAGCGCGTTCAACGAAGAGGAAACTAACTCAAGTCACAGTCGCCGTCAAGCTTTTTTTCAAAATATTTTTTGAAAAGCCTGTGAACTTGTTAAAAATTATTTTCTGCAACTTCCCGTAAGGGAATGTGCTCGCCCCTAGGGCAAGCACGCCTCAAACCAGTAAAGAAAACTACTAAGCGCTGATGCCGTTAACGGCATGAGCCAGACGCGAAATCTTGCGTGCGGCTTTCTTCCAGTGCATGGCGCCCTTACCGGCAGCCTTGGCAAGCACGGAAGTGGCGTTGGACAGGGCTTCGCTGGCCTGGCCCTGTTCGTTGCTCTGGATGGCGGCGCGAACCTGCTTGATGGCATTCTTCACGCGGGTACGGGCGGCGCGATTGCGGCCTGCCCGCTGCAAGCTCTGCTTGTGACGCTTGAGGGCTGACTTATGGTTGGCCACTTTGAATCCTCCACATATGTTGGGCTTGCCCGCGCAAGCCATGAAAACAAAAGTTAGCGCGTTGTCGCGAAGAAGGGTTCTTACCACTGGCACGATTAGCTGTCAAGCAATCGTGTCTTTTTATCAAATATTTTCTTGTTTGAAGATGCGGGGAACCGTCAAAAGCGCCCCACACCTCCGGCAAAACCGTTACACAACCTACATCTGCAAAGCAGAAAAATCGGCCAGACGCGCAAACCGCGAGCCAAGGCCGTGCAGCATGCTCAATCTGTTGCGGCGCAGATCCGCATCATCGCACATAACCATCACACCTGCAAAGAATGCGTCCACAGCGGGGCGTACCGCACTCAGGCAGGCCAGCGCAGCGGCATGGTCGTGGGCGGCCCACAGAGCATCAAGGCGAGGCAACATTTCTTCCAGTGTGGATGCCAGCGCTTTTTCTGCGTCTTCACGCAGCAAGGCGGGATCCCAGTGGTCAGAAAGTTCCTCAGTCTGCCCCTGTTTGCGCAGAATATTGGCAACGCGCTTGAAGGTCTGCACCGCAGCTTCATAGTCCGCCGCCTGGCTAAATGCCGCCAGCGCCGCAAGGCGTGCGCCGCAGTCTTTCACATCTTCCGCGCCCGCGCCAAGGGCCGCATCCACCAGCAGCGTGTCCTGTCCCTGACTCATGAAATAGTTGCGCAAACGCGCAGCAAAAAATTCCATGAGCTTGTCCAGAGCATCGTGCGGGGCGAGCTTCCACTGGCGATCACCATAAAGCTGTTGCGCCATGGCAAAGAACTGTCGCACGTCAACCGCAAGACCGAACTCAAGCATGATACGGATGATGCCCAGCGCGCAACGCCGCAGGCCGTTGGGGTCGGCAGCGCCAGTGGGGATCATGCCAAGGCCAAAGCAGCCTGCGAGAGTGTCGGCCTTATCCGCCATAGAGAGCAGCGCGCCTGCGAGGCTCTTGGGCAGCGGAGAATCCGGCCCGGCGGGCAGATACTGTTCGCCCAGAGCTTCGGCCACGGCCTTGCTTTCTCCTTTGCGGCCAGCATAGATGCCGCCCATGATACCCTGAAGGGTATCAAACTCTCCCACAAGGCCGCTCACCAGATCCGCCTTTGAAAGGCGCCCGGCGCGCGCGGCATCGTCGGCAAGTTCGGGCGCGCAGCTTTCGGCAAGCCAGCGGCACAAAGCCTCAAGCCTGCGGGTTTTGTCGCCCATGCTGCCAAGCCCGCCGATAAAAATGACCGTATCCAGCTTTTGCAGCCAGTGGTCAAAGGTATCGCGCAGGTCGGCCTGCCAGAAAAAGCGGGCGTCTTCAAGCCGGGCGCGCAGCACGCGTTCCCAGCCGCGCTTGACCACGCCCATATCTTCGGGGGTGATGTTCAGCACGGTGAGAAAATGCGGCAGCAGTTCGCCATTGGCACCTTCAATGCCAAAGCTCTTCTGGTGGCTTTCCATGCTGGTAAGCAGCACTTCGCGCGGCACCTCAAGATAGGCGGGATCAAAATCGGCCAGCAGCGGCACCGGGTGCTCGGCAAGGCCCTGCACTTCGTCCAGCAGGCTGTCTTTCCACAGCACTTTGCCGCCAGCGGCAGCCGCCTGGGCATTGCCGCCCTCAATAATGACGTTGCGGCGTTGGGCAGGATCAATGGTAACAGCGCAAGGCCCGGCGAGGGTGGCCAGAAATTCATTGGCATGCGCCACGGCAAAGGGGCCAGCGCCGTGGATGCGGTGGCCGCTGGTCTCACGGCCTGAGGTCATGGGGCCAACAGTAAAGGGCACCACGGCATCATCAAGCAGCGCCAGTATCCAGCGCAACGGGCGGGCATAGGCCAGCGAATATGAACCCCAGTGCATGCGCTTCTGGAATGAAAGCGCGGTAATCACCGTGGGGCAGATATCCGCAAGCAAACCAGCTGCGGACGCGCCGCCGGTGCGTTTGCGCACGGCCACGTATTCGCCCTTGTCCGTTTCCACCCGAAAAACGTCTTCAAGAGCGCAGGCATTGGTGCGCACAAACCCCTCAAGGGCTTTTGTGGGCTTGCCTTCAGCGTCATAGGCCACGCGCGCGGGCGGGCCGGAGACGACCTCTTCCTTCTCCACCTGCACGGGGTTGAGGTCTTCAACAATCACCACCGCGCGCCGGGGCGTGCTCATGACGCGCAGCGCGCCGTATTCAAGCCCGGCTTCGTCCAAAGCGCCGCTAAAACGTGAGGCCAGCTCCCCTTCTTCGGGGGCCAGAAAACGGGAAGGCAACTCTTCGCTGCCGATTTCAAGCACAAAGGTCGCCACGGCTTACCTCGCATCCTTTTTGAGCATGGGATAGCCCAGTTCTTCACGCTGGGCTGCGTACAGTCGCGCCACTCCAGCCGCCAGGGCGCGCACCCTGCCTATGTAGCCGGTGCGTTCTGTGATGGAGATGGCTCCTCTGGCGTCCAGAAGATTGAATGTATGCGAGCACTTGAGGCAATAATCATAGGCAGGCCAGGGCAATCCCAGCTCAAGCAGGGCTTTGCACTGCCCTTCAAAATCGCTGAAATGCCGCAACAGCATTTCAGGATTGCTGGCTTCAAAGTTGTGGCGTGACTGCTCCACTTCATTCTGGTGGTAGATGTGGCCGTAGGTGACGTTTTTGTTCCAGGCCAGATCATACACGGATTCAACGCCTTGCAAATACATGGTAAGGCGCTCAAGGCCGTAGGTCAGTTCCACGCTGATGGGCGAAAGGTCAATGCCACCCACCTGCTGAAAATAGGTGAACTGGCTCACTTCCATACCATTGAGCCACACTTCCCAGCCAAGGCCCCAGGCGCCGAGTGTGGGGGATTCCCAGTCGTCCTCCACAAAGCGGATGTCGTGCTGCGCGGGGTTGATACCCAGCGCCTTGAGGCTTTGCAGATACAGATCCTGCACGTTGTCCGGCGAGGGCTTCATGATCACCTGAAACTGGAAATACCGTTGCAGGCGGTTGGGATTTTCGCCGTAGCGGCCATCAGTAGGACGGCGGGAGGGCTCCACATAGGCCACACTCCACGGTTCCGGCCCAATAACCCTCAAAAACGTGTTGGGGTTGAACGTACCGGCACCGCATTCCACACCCGAAGGCTGTTCGATGACGCAACCCTGGTTGGCCCAGTAGTTCTGCAAAGTTAAAATGACATCCTGAAAATACATGCGCTGTCCTTTGTTCGTAGCCTTTTTCAGACGCATACGCGCGGCTGTTCATTAATAACGCCGCCCCAAACCATCCCAAACCGAATCGAAAATTTCGGCGCAAACACGGTCACACGTGGCGAAAGTAGCCCCCTTCCCACGAGAGACCCAGGTGATATTGCACAAAACCATCAATAACCTTGGCGCACGCGCGCCGATCTGCCACAGGCAGTTCTTCCGCATGCCAGCCGGAGGGAAATTCTTGCTGCACATGACGCAAAAGGTCAAGCCCGGACGCGCCCAGCTCCACGCCATACCGTGCTGGCCCCGTTGTCGCGCGGCACGACGGGCAACGCAACTGGGCCTCGTCAACCACAAACTGCGCGGGGCCGGTTATGACTGCGCCGCAGGTGCCGCACCTGCCCAGGTCAGGCGCAAACCCCAAAACACCAGCAAACCGCAGGCGGAAAAACAGGGGCAACAGCGAAGGCACGTTTTCCGCTTCTTCCAGCGTCTTGCGCAAATCTTCAACCAGCAGAAAGGCCTCGTCCGCGCCTTCGTCATTGACGCCAAGCGCTTCCACAAACCGCAGGCAGTTGGCCGCCAGCCCCATGCGCCGCCAGTTGCCGCGCAAGCTTTGCGGCCCGCCCAGCAGCACGGCTTCCTCAAGGTTGAGAAAGCTACCGCGCCCCGAGGCCTTTACCCTGCAATGCAGGCTGTTGAGTACATCCAGGCAGCCGCAAAAACGACGCCTGCTGCGGCTGCCACCAAAGGCGAACAGCGTCAGCAGGCCGTGTTTGCGACAAAGCATTTTCAGCCACAGATCTGATTCGCGAAAGTGCCCGATTCGCAGCACAAGCGCGTGATCTGCCCATTCGGTCATGGCCTGTCCGCAGGGGGAAACACCAGGTTGCGCACCTGGCCGCTCTGCCCCGCCGGGGGCAGTTCTTCACCGTCATACCGCAGGCGCACACCGCCAGCGTTGCCGAGCTTCAATTCCAGGCTCTTGCTGAACGTGAGGGCAAAAGTATCGCCCTTATGCAGAGAAAACTGGCGAGTGTCGGTCTTGTCAGCGCTGGAGTGAATCCAGCATTCTTCTGTAGCGGTGATAATCAGCTTGTGAGCGCCTACGGGCACGTCACTGCTCTGCGAAGCGGCAGCGGGCGCAGCGGCAGAGGCCGCCGGAGTAGCTGGAGCCGTTGAAGCGGGCGCACCAGCAGTCGGCGCGTTTGCGGCAGTGCCGCGCACCGGGGGCAGACCAGGGGCAGCAGGCTGGACAGGCTGACCCGCCGATGGGGCCGAAGCCTGCGCCGAAGTTTGCGCGGAGCTTTGCACAGTCGCCTGGGCCGGAGCCTGTCCCAGTGCAGGAGCAGCAGCACTTTGCGGCTGGCTGACAACCGCCGGAGCCGGAGTCTGTCCCTGAGAGGGAGCAGCAGGGGCGGAAGGCCGACTGGCCAGATTGCCGGGGTCAACAGACTCGGCGCTCTGCAAGGGGGCAGGCTGCGCCAGACGGCGCGTCTGCCGACTCAGGAAGTCAAATACCCCCTGTTGCCAGGCAACCATCACCACAGCGACCACGCACACCATGAAAAGCCCGGCCAGAATGGGCTTGAGATTGCGCCTCGGGGTGAGAACCATCTCGGGCTCATAAACATTTTGCGGCGCAACGGGTTCAGAA
This genomic interval carries:
- a CDS encoding Crp/Fnr family transcriptional regulator; the encoded protein is MEKRGINCGRSLAFKEMREMNSSWRSVLHLGRKLVWPKGHRVQFGRELYFLDRGRVRLTNQNLEGVEKILWYIHEGCVFGETPFFDPMPAESYFSCSTSCVSYAFTAENVEEICKDYPHLLINLLCSMSRKLRVLSNQASSLYLDNVLVRTCKFLAQHIIPGSDPLTADMGVSKQEMASLLGVHRISLYKILRQQEESGLFGPFSGKTVTILRPEEFFMLAGS
- the rpsT gene encoding 30S ribosomal protein S20, which codes for MANHKSALKRHKQSLQRAGRNRAARTRVKNAIKQVRAAIQSNEQGQASEALSNATSVLAKAAGKGAMHWKKAARKISRLAHAVNGISA
- the glyS gene encoding glycine--tRNA ligase subunit beta, with product MATFVLEIGSEELPSRFLAPEEGELASRFSGALDEAGLEYGALRVMSTPRRAVVIVEDLNPVQVEKEEVVSGPPARVAYDAEGKPTKALEGFVRTNACALEDVFRVETDKGEYVAVRKRTGGASAAGLLADICPTVITALSFQKRMHWGSYSLAYARPLRWILALLDDAVVPFTVGPMTSGRETSGHRIHGAGPFAVAHANEFLATLAGPCAVTIDPAQRRNVIIEGGNAQAAAAGGKVLWKDSLLDEVQGLAEHPVPLLADFDPAYLEVPREVLLTSMESHQKSFGIEGANGELLPHFLTVLNITPEDMGVVKRGWERVLRARLEDARFFWQADLRDTFDHWLQKLDTVIFIGGLGSMGDKTRRLEALCRWLAESCAPELADDAARAGRLSKADLVSGLVGEFDTLQGIMGGIYAGRKGESKAVAEALGEQYLPAGPDSPLPKSLAGALLSMADKADTLAGCFGLGMIPTGAADPNGLRRCALGIIRIMLEFGLAVDVRQFFAMAQQLYGDRQWKLAPHDALDKLMEFFAARLRNYFMSQGQDTLLVDAALGAGAEDVKDCGARLAALAAFSQAADYEAAVQTFKRVANILRKQGQTEELSDHWDPALLREDAEKALASTLEEMLPRLDALWAAHDHAAALACLSAVRPAVDAFFAGVMVMCDDADLRRNRLSMLHGLGSRFARLADFSALQM
- the glyQ gene encoding glycine--tRNA ligase subunit alpha; the encoded protein is MYFQDVILTLQNYWANQGCVIEQPSGVECGAGTFNPNTFLRVIGPEPWSVAYVEPSRRPTDGRYGENPNRLQRYFQFQVIMKPSPDNVQDLYLQSLKALGINPAQHDIRFVEDDWESPTLGAWGLGWEVWLNGMEVSQFTYFQQVGGIDLSPISVELTYGLERLTMYLQGVESVYDLAWNKNVTYGHIYHQNEVEQSRHNFEASNPEMLLRHFSDFEGQCKALLELGLPWPAYDYCLKCSHTFNLLDARGAISITERTGYIGRVRALAAGVARLYAAQREELGYPMLKKDAR
- a CDS encoding DNA repair protein RecO C-terminal domain-containing protein, whose translation is MTEWADHALVLRIGHFRESDLWLKMLCRKHGLLTLFAFGGSRSRRRFCGCLDVLNSLHCRVKASGRGSFLNLEEAVLLGGPQSLRGNWRRMGLAANCLRFVEALGVNDEGADEAFLLVEDLRKTLEEAENVPSLLPLFFRLRFAGVLGFAPDLGRCGTCGAVITGPAQFVVDEAQLRCPSCRATTGPARYGVELGASGLDLLRHVQQEFPSGWHAEELPVADRRACAKVIDGFVQYHLGLSWEGGYFRHV
- a CDS encoding helix-turn-helix domain-containing protein, with protein sequence MTLVELGAALRVEREKRGLDMEDAANRLKISARLLRALEEGDETSLPPLAYTKGFIRSYASYVGLSAEEVSEALGALEAASEPVAPQNVYEPEMVLTPRRNLKPILAGLFMVCVVAVVMVAWQQGVFDFLSRQTRRLAQPAPLQSAESVDPGNLASRPSAPAAPSQGQTPAPAVVSQPQSAAAPALGQAPAQATVQSSAQTSAQASAPSAGQPVQPAAPGLPPVRGTAANAPTAGAPASTAPATPAASAAAPAAASQSSDVPVGAHKLIITATEECWIHSSADKTDTRQFSLHKGDTFALTFSKSLELKLGNAGGVRLRYDGEELPPAGQSGQVRNLVFPPADRP